Proteins encoded by one window of Geobacter sp. DSM 9736:
- a CDS encoding DUF2341 domain-containing protein, with the protein MIRTNRWMTIFGGKMMNYQMPAFEKRQAHLRCKRLGRVLSYLLTLALVVPMLSYPSLSLAKGGDVHWQLRDTVRGKQEIVASTADSDSNVIAVGFTNFRNAASTDEDYWVVKLRSDGSGMAWNASYDRRGGADRAVAVAVDANNDVIVSGYAWNGTDNDIHTIKYSGATGTVLWQNTYSGVANDIATSVSIDRVNNMVYVGGYAQNASGNDDYLILKYDNAVAGAENAPQQVISYGGANGGPDRLMSLSAGVNGFAVTGQTWNSSSSQFDCLTQKYDFSGNKVREWRYQSGKGVVGNFVQVDAQGNVIVSGTVEGELDRDVYTAKYTASTGMTTWQHTYNGVFDDVPTGMYVDVAGDVYITGYTWTAEGNNDILTMRYNGTTVNPAGDLIWTKSFNSAIDNSDIAAPTGIVVDEALYGDVYVTGYTIANGFSDFQTIKYKKENGNILWFRSFNGAENRNDRPVGISLSAQQGVSVIGWSDNTKVLAEGEDSNPMFPLDGGEATATGGSATSVVNSGKSWSANQWTGYTVRITAGANSGAAGYIIANSGTTLTVAQPFSHPVTAGDTYVIVGSKSSITDGTKSWAVDQWAGYHVRMTSGANNGAVRRVVGNTASTLTVDVEFGSAVAVGDSYVIFDKEDYDTYLIKYDRGRINRPTNLVAETMVKDGTGHYAIRLSWVDNSANEEGFRIERRLGENGAWVPVTTVSPGTTEFLDTGLDEGNYYYYRVWAYNAATIDDPDYSNEAHALAVIVYFDTPTWSHTYNSEFNLEDYATAIAIGPDDHPVVTGKSDSDLIGMYDYLTRKLNRADSTLMWSSRYDSMQNEMDIATCIAIDGSNNAYVSGYSSLYYDPVGQNVNSVFTMKYPSSGPPSQWGAQYNGPGGIDDRSTAVTSTTDGSSIVVTGYGKNPGLNEDIYLVKYGPNPSLDQYGNALPVWSAVPFDGGGDDFPTAVAIAPDGNIFVSGYRQNGTSYDLFLAKYEGVTGALIWTDTYDGGSNGEDRGLALALDAAGDPYVAGFVTNTQGNRDFVLIRYIGSSGTAIRQWVRTFDGPSHGNDWAAAVEIDPVDGFAVVAGTTSTGPDDRDFCLIRYAATGAELWQRTLQRPLTDEVVAGMRVDNSGNIYITGDTGDGVTTDSLTVKYNHEGAVIDAALYQGTAGGFDQSAALAVNSLGEAFIAGYTTNASGNADYLVYRMSAEQLPAPYPFTQTPLYTTLALAWTDKSSVEDGYVIKRRSGICIDDDSDSSWVTVASPGPNVTTYTDTNLSPGTTYCYRINSYRGSVPSRMVKREVMTLMPPAPGDFSATPVNTTRIDLAWTDTTSGENQFRIERCTGASCTDFVLLGTAQANATSYEDMTVCSATPYRYRLTAIGPNWVSEQAMASGVTQAPRAPEGLAALRVSEAEVRLQWSDVSSDEGGFRIERCVGEGCSDFVPVGTATENATSYNDSAGLGAGATYRYRVKAVKSAICSWESPPSGIAEATTAVTAPGGLAGAAVSTTRVDLAWTDTTASETGFVIERCTGAGCTFETLDAGFPVTVNYNTDHWSDHGACSSATYTYRIRAVDRALPMDGGGAWSKRAPVAISNFQPYFQTRVVVPFNAGMKTDFGDIRFFDARDNTQLPYWLESKVDGVSATFWIKTRGTNSVYLYYGNPLATSAARGSDTFEFFEDFSGTVINSGKWNIVNPTYFRQDGELIATGGTGNWDSGLYSTFSFARPFTFEVDQYVTGGNDMMLGAKDSGSGIHFGDFVHAGYLTGSSNNMYVYEDGNNRGYRSLSIPLNTWRTFRFDVLSTGAGYWQGPSLGSMSRYYDSTYSNESPLRIGFVTAAQAFKWDNARVRRYATPAPASSIGAQEAAPALSGSWDSDYSNTSVVTLPTPGAPTDLSAIRVSEIEVKLQWTRNSTDDSGFHIDRCTGEGCDFSTKVTFTAAAGSTEYRDVDVVFGTAYTYRVSAFKSAACGWETSPSAAASATTSLLPPAAAAAEASIGNDCNDLRFMDDNATSLEYHIESGCNTAATRVWLRVPSVPSGSKQIFLYTANPPASAVSNPAAVFDFYEDFSGSALDGGKWVELDTAANYLTVNGGLKASGGAGSWGSVGLYSVPSFPRPFVLEAAHYRSGGSYMMLGLKDTSTYSSLSYYPYMSYPVYDGNGNRLQVYESGTSRGDNLRGIQSGTWQYYKIDVLPNSGAKYYHGSALQSLTPFYEGTHSTASPLKVGILNNNQAFSMNMVRVRKYANPEPVATPEQEGYGSYLLSEGSWFARRPITISNAGPAQTDYQVAVILDTTSSAADRIALSWSDTTGSETGFAIERCAGAACGFESPSRFMAAANATSYVDWAVANAGAYCYRVRAVREGVWEAPWSEIVCAATSTATAPANLTASASETKVDLAWSDTTTGENGFRIERCTGVSCDFTTIDPGFPVTVGMNSTSYTDTAVCSNAYRYRVEPFKAGPGGWSAPLYSNIADAVTRLPSAPTALAATRASETEVNLVWSDTTGDESGFRIERCEGSTCDSFTEIGTVTANVTSFSSIGLKPGTSYRFRVRAFKTAACGWDSPYSEIAVAITDVVPPSGLTGTAPNTTQLNLSWIDNTVSETAFLVNRCSQTNCDFSVSDSGFPIPLPANSTTWSDSSVCESSAYRYRIGVLNKGLSLDGSGTWTKRKPLNFTNFKAGFLARVTIPYASGMKNDFSDIRFYDEGAYKELPHWIESRTDGVSATVWLKTGPTSQAYLYYGNAAAQSASSAAGTFGNGLMGFWPINEVNGTVTGTTADLSGQGNDLALNGFIGPYGIISGGRYGNAMSLDGINDFMKKDAVSLPTGSTATIEAWIYPKSYAEAAYNGIVSFGNRSSRDSLLLSIQNTGRPSMATWGNDFVPSSGPIATLNAWNHIAVTVNGTAVTLYMNGQAVSGVLTYQPSFQSKNLSIGSTDYTPGRLFNGYIDEVRIYNRALTAAEIASRYATVPPVVQLGVEETDPGYVFAAAYDHVYSLPASATMPAKRTPGGLNATRASEVQINLSWSDSNNDETGFKIERCEGSGCTDFIQIDTVAANTLNYSDTNRDANLKPNTIYRYRVRAYKTASCPWDSNYSAIAQAETTVLGPASLAASAVNTTQINLTWSDRTVSESGFLIERCTGSACDFSTKNTFPVGPNITSWSDTTVCNSGIYRYQVKAVKRGLSLDGDGTWTRRAPLSISDFRAGFQVRITVPYDPDMRNDFADIRFFDATANLELPYWVEAKTDGVSAEVWIKTGKNNNIWLYYGNQQAASAANGATVFDFFDDFAGTAIDTSKWNIVDGTGFSVSGGFLHGTSTTGRITSRTSFSSGIVQEVKAKATSLAPNGQVMAGFYNSYYNNLGFLDHPGSAHYSNNGSWTAYGIEIPASMMLYSLTVRDSSTVSLKIHNLDVPTPFWNVGDVGNTVSGEVIALGRRYDSDGYNGQTYTADWDWVRVRKYASVEPAVLLGAEEESTGFVFTVLWTSPYSIIASATAPTPAIPGNFSVAAVTDTQINVTWTETIQDEDGFKLEQCSSNGCTSDADFTQIVQAGPSVVRHEVGGLNPSSTYCFRLRATKAASCGWDTAYTPIVCDTTFSAHPINLNASAEGSFKVLLTWNDVSTDEDGFEIQAKVWNGEWVRVAAVPSNSTSYTVRFGIEPKMNYTYRVRAIRGEDNSPFSNEASATTPPYAGNHGTCQ; encoded by the coding sequence ATGATCAGAACTAACCGTTGGATGACCATATTCGGGGGCAAGATGATGAACTACCAGATGCCGGCATTCGAAAAGCGGCAAGCGCATCTCCGCTGTAAGCGGCTTGGGCGGGTCCTTTCTTATCTGCTCACTCTCGCCCTGGTCGTGCCGATGCTCTCCTATCCCTCCCTATCCCTTGCAAAAGGAGGCGACGTTCACTGGCAGTTGCGGGACACGGTGAGAGGGAAGCAGGAAATCGTCGCTTCCACCGCTGACTCCGACAGCAATGTCATTGCCGTCGGTTTTACCAATTTCCGCAACGCCGCCAGCACGGATGAGGATTATTGGGTTGTGAAGCTCAGGTCCGACGGCAGCGGTATGGCCTGGAACGCTTCCTACGATCGGCGCGGGGGGGCCGACAGGGCCGTCGCCGTCGCGGTCGACGCCAATAACGATGTAATCGTGTCCGGATACGCCTGGAACGGAACCGACAACGACATCCATACCATCAAGTACAGCGGTGCTACAGGCACGGTTCTCTGGCAGAACACCTACAGCGGCGTTGCAAACGACATAGCGACCTCAGTTTCAATCGACCGAGTGAACAACATGGTCTACGTGGGGGGGTACGCGCAGAACGCCTCCGGGAATGACGACTATCTGATTCTCAAGTACGACAATGCGGTGGCCGGTGCCGAAAACGCACCACAGCAGGTCATCTCCTACGGTGGGGCGAACGGCGGGCCTGACAGGCTCATGTCTCTTTCTGCCGGCGTAAACGGATTCGCCGTCACCGGACAGACGTGGAACAGCTCCTCTAGCCAGTTCGACTGTCTCACGCAGAAGTACGACTTCTCCGGCAACAAAGTGCGGGAATGGCGATATCAGTCTGGCAAAGGTGTCGTCGGGAATTTCGTCCAGGTGGACGCCCAGGGCAACGTCATCGTTTCGGGTACCGTGGAGGGTGAGCTGGACCGGGATGTCTATACGGCGAAATACACTGCTTCCACGGGCATGACCACGTGGCAGCACACCTATAATGGCGTCTTTGATGACGTGCCTACAGGCATGTACGTGGATGTGGCAGGAGATGTCTACATCACGGGCTACACGTGGACAGCCGAGGGGAACAACGACATCCTGACCATGAGGTATAACGGCACGACCGTAAATCCCGCGGGCGACCTGATCTGGACCAAAAGCTTCAACTCCGCAATCGACAACAGCGACATAGCTGCTCCTACGGGGATCGTGGTGGATGAAGCTCTTTATGGAGACGTCTACGTAACCGGCTACACAATCGCCAACGGATTCTCCGATTTCCAGACTATCAAGTACAAAAAGGAGAACGGAAATATCCTCTGGTTCAGGAGTTTCAATGGCGCGGAGAACAGGAATGACCGCCCGGTAGGGATAAGCCTGTCGGCTCAACAGGGTGTATCGGTAATCGGCTGGTCCGACAATACGAAAGTCCTTGCGGAGGGAGAGGACTCGAATCCCATGTTCCCATTGGACGGCGGGGAGGCGACCGCCACCGGCGGGTCGGCGACGAGCGTCGTCAACAGCGGAAAGTCCTGGTCAGCCAATCAATGGACAGGCTATACCGTCCGGATCACTGCCGGCGCAAACAGTGGTGCCGCCGGCTACATCATCGCCAATTCAGGCACGACTCTAACAGTTGCCCAACCCTTTTCACATCCGGTCACGGCAGGTGATACCTACGTCATAGTCGGGTCCAAGTCATCCATTACCGATGGGACCAAGAGCTGGGCCGTCGATCAATGGGCGGGATACCACGTCAGGATGACGAGCGGCGCCAACAACGGTGCGGTGAGAAGGGTCGTCGGAAATACGGCTTCCACCCTGACTGTCGACGTAGAGTTCGGAAGCGCCGTGGCGGTCGGCGACTCCTATGTGATCTTCGACAAGGAGGACTACGACACGTACCTGATCAAGTACGATCGGGGGAGAATAAACAGGCCGACGAACCTTGTCGCGGAGACAATGGTGAAGGACGGCACCGGCCACTATGCCATCAGGCTCTCGTGGGTTGACAATTCCGCGAATGAAGAGGGGTTCAGGATCGAGCGGCGACTGGGCGAAAATGGTGCATGGGTGCCGGTAACCACCGTATCCCCCGGCACCACCGAGTTTCTCGATACAGGCCTCGATGAAGGCAACTACTACTATTACCGCGTCTGGGCCTACAATGCCGCAACGATTGATGATCCCGACTACAGCAATGAAGCACACGCGCTGGCGGTGATAGTCTACTTCGACACCCCCACCTGGAGCCATACGTACAACAGTGAATTCAATCTAGAAGACTATGCGACCGCTATTGCCATAGGCCCTGACGATCACCCTGTCGTGACGGGGAAGAGCGACAGCGATCTCATAGGCATGTACGACTACCTGACCCGCAAGCTCAACAGGGCCGACAGCACCCTGATGTGGAGCAGTCGTTACGACAGCATGCAGAACGAGATGGATATTGCCACCTGCATCGCAATAGACGGCAGCAACAACGCCTATGTTTCCGGCTACTCTTCTCTCTACTACGACCCTGTCGGCCAAAACGTCAACTCGGTCTTCACCATGAAGTACCCATCATCCGGTCCACCTAGCCAGTGGGGAGCGCAGTACAACGGCCCCGGCGGCATCGACGACAGATCGACGGCCGTCACCTCGACCACCGACGGTTCCAGTATAGTCGTCACCGGTTATGGGAAGAATCCAGGCCTGAACGAGGATATCTATCTCGTCAAATACGGGCCTAACCCCTCCCTTGATCAGTACGGAAATGCGCTTCCGGTATGGTCGGCCGTACCTTTCGACGGAGGAGGCGATGACTTCCCGACAGCTGTGGCGATAGCTCCCGACGGAAATATATTTGTTTCCGGATATCGGCAGAACGGAACGAGTTACGACCTCTTCCTCGCCAAATACGAAGGCGTTACCGGCGCTCTCATATGGACGGACACGTACGACGGGGGGAGCAACGGGGAGGACCGAGGTCTTGCTCTGGCTCTCGATGCAGCGGGAGATCCTTACGTAGCCGGGTTCGTCACCAACACGCAGGGGAACCGTGACTTTGTCCTCATAAGGTACATCGGCTCCTCCGGTACCGCCATCAGGCAGTGGGTTCGCACCTTTGACGGCCCGTCCCACGGGAATGACTGGGCTGCCGCTGTCGAAATTGATCCGGTGGACGGATTTGCCGTCGTGGCGGGAACCACTTCCACCGGCCCCGACGACAGAGACTTCTGCCTGATCAGATACGCTGCCACTGGAGCGGAACTTTGGCAGAGAACCCTTCAGCGCCCCCTGACCGATGAGGTGGTGGCGGGGATGAGGGTGGACAATTCCGGAAACATCTACATAACCGGAGACACTGGGGACGGAGTAACAACAGATTCTCTTACGGTAAAATACAATCACGAAGGCGCGGTCATCGACGCTGCGCTGTACCAGGGTACTGCCGGCGGCTTCGACCAGTCGGCCGCACTTGCCGTCAACTCACTTGGGGAGGCGTTCATCGCAGGCTATACCACGAACGCGTCGGGAAATGCCGACTACCTCGTGTACCGGATGTCGGCTGAACAGCTCCCGGCACCCTACCCGTTCACCCAGACCCCGCTCTACACCACGCTGGCTCTTGCCTGGACCGACAAGTCATCAGTCGAGGACGGATACGTGATTAAGCGGAGGAGCGGTATCTGCATTGACGACGATTCCGACAGCTCCTGGGTAACCGTTGCTTCTCCGGGGCCGAACGTCACAACTTATACTGACACCAATCTTTCACCGGGTACGACCTACTGCTATCGTATCAACTCATACAGAGGGAGTGTTCCTTCCCGCATGGTAAAGCGGGAGGTGATGACGCTCATGCCTCCGGCTCCCGGTGATTTCTCGGCAACTCCCGTGAATACGACCAGGATCGACCTTGCCTGGACCGATACGACCAGCGGCGAGAACCAGTTCCGGATCGAGCGTTGTACCGGCGCTTCGTGTACTGATTTCGTGCTGCTCGGAACGGCACAGGCAAACGCCACCTCATACGAGGACATGACTGTCTGCAGCGCTACGCCGTATCGCTACCGGCTCACGGCCATAGGTCCGAACTGGGTTTCGGAGCAGGCGATGGCATCCGGAGTTACGCAGGCTCCGAGAGCTCCCGAGGGTCTTGCCGCCCTAAGGGTGTCGGAGGCGGAAGTGCGGCTGCAGTGGAGCGATGTGTCGAGCGACGAAGGTGGATTCAGGATCGAGCGGTGCGTGGGGGAGGGGTGCAGTGATTTTGTGCCGGTCGGTACGGCTACTGAAAACGCGACATCTTACAACGACTCGGCTGGGCTGGGTGCGGGTGCCACCTATCGGTATCGGGTAAAGGCGGTAAAGAGCGCCATATGCTCATGGGAGAGCCCTCCGAGCGGCATAGCGGAGGCGACTACTGCTGTGACGGCGCCCGGCGGTCTTGCGGGAGCGGCCGTGAGCACGACCCGGGTCGACCTTGCCTGGACCGATACCACCGCGTCGGAGACCGGTTTCGTCATAGAGCGTTGTACGGGTGCGGGTTGTACATTCGAAACCTTGGATGCCGGTTTCCCCGTGACGGTGAACTACAACACAGACCACTGGAGCGACCATGGGGCCTGCAGTTCCGCCACCTATACCTACCGCATAAGGGCGGTAGACCGCGCTCTGCCGATGGACGGTGGCGGAGCCTGGAGCAAACGCGCACCGGTGGCTATTTCGAATTTCCAGCCCTACTTCCAGACACGGGTGGTGGTTCCCTTCAATGCAGGAATGAAAACCGACTTCGGAGATATCCGGTTCTTCGACGCCCGCGACAACACTCAGCTCCCCTATTGGCTTGAATCCAAGGTGGATGGTGTATCCGCTACGTTCTGGATCAAGACGAGGGGCACGAACTCGGTATATCTTTACTACGGCAATCCCCTCGCAACTAGCGCCGCCAGGGGATCGGATACCTTCGAATTTTTCGAGGATTTTTCCGGCACTGTCATAAATTCCGGCAAATGGAATATTGTTAATCCCACGTATTTTCGCCAGGATGGCGAGTTGATAGCCACCGGCGGTACGGGAAACTGGGACAGCGGTCTCTACAGCACGTTCTCCTTTGCCCGCCCCTTCACTTTCGAAGTTGACCAGTACGTCACCGGCGGCAACGACATGATGTTAGGCGCCAAGGATTCCGGTAGCGGCATCCATTTCGGCGATTTCGTCCATGCCGGGTACCTTACGGGTTCATCGAACAACATGTACGTGTACGAAGATGGGAACAACAGGGGGTACCGAAGTCTCTCGATTCCACTTAACACATGGAGAACCTTCAGGTTCGATGTTCTCTCCACCGGTGCCGGATACTGGCAGGGACCAAGCTTGGGCTCCATGAGCCGGTATTACGACAGTACCTACAGCAACGAGTCGCCGCTAAGGATCGGTTTCGTTACGGCAGCCCAGGCGTTCAAGTGGGATAATGCCCGCGTGCGCAGGTACGCTACTCCTGCGCCGGCGTCGTCGATAGGCGCACAGGAGGCCGCTCCCGCGCTCTCCGGTTCCTGGGATAGCGACTACAGCAACACCTCCGTAGTAACACTTCCTACCCCCGGAGCGCCTACCGATCTTTCTGCGATAAGGGTGAGCGAGATCGAGGTCAAGCTCCAGTGGACCAGGAACAGCACCGATGACTCCGGTTTCCATATCGACAGGTGCACGGGAGAGGGGTGCGATTTCAGCACGAAGGTAACTTTTACGGCCGCAGCCGGCAGCACAGAGTATCGTGATGTGGATGTAGTTTTCGGGACAGCCTACACCTACAGGGTTTCAGCCTTCAAGTCGGCGGCTTGCGGGTGGGAGACATCACCGAGCGCCGCGGCGTCCGCCACCACGTCGCTGCTTCCGCCGGCGGCAGCGGCCGCCGAGGCTTCCATCGGCAATGACTGCAACGATCTCCGGTTCATGGACGATAACGCAACGTCCCTGGAATACCATATCGAATCGGGCTGCAATACAGCGGCAACACGTGTATGGCTGCGCGTTCCCTCGGTCCCGAGCGGCAGCAAGCAGATCTTCCTCTATACCGCGAATCCTCCTGCTTCCGCAGTCAGCAATCCTGCCGCGGTCTTCGATTTCTATGAAGATTTCAGCGGATCAGCTCTGGATGGCGGGAAATGGGTGGAGCTGGATACGGCCGCCAACTACCTGACGGTGAACGGTGGCCTGAAGGCTAGTGGGGGAGCAGGTTCATGGGGAAGCGTCGGCCTTTACAGCGTACCCAGTTTTCCGAGGCCGTTCGTACTTGAAGCCGCGCATTACCGGAGCGGCGGCAGCTACATGATGCTCGGCCTGAAGGATACCTCCACGTATTCAAGCCTGAGCTACTACCCCTACATGAGTTACCCTGTTTACGACGGTAATGGAAACCGCCTGCAGGTCTATGAGAGTGGCACGTCACGCGGCGATAACCTGAGGGGCATACAATCGGGAACATGGCAGTATTACAAGATCGATGTCCTGCCCAATAGTGGCGCCAAGTATTATCATGGCAGCGCCTTGCAGTCGCTTACTCCCTTTTACGAGGGGACGCACAGTACGGCCTCTCCCCTGAAGGTGGGTATTTTGAACAACAACCAGGCATTCAGCATGAATATGGTGCGGGTGCGCAAATATGCGAACCCTGAGCCGGTGGCAACGCCCGAGCAGGAAGGTTACGGTTCATACCTCCTTTCGGAAGGTTCCTGGTTTGCCCGGCGTCCGATCACCATTTCCAATGCTGGTCCTGCCCAGACCGATTACCAGGTTGCGGTTATCCTTGATACGACTTCGTCGGCCGCGGATCGGATAGCCCTTTCATGGAGCGATACCACCGGCTCCGAAACCGGCTTCGCGATTGAGCGATGTGCCGGAGCAGCCTGCGGGTTCGAGTCTCCAAGCCGGTTTATGGCTGCGGCGAACGCGACCAGTTACGTTGACTGGGCCGTCGCAAATGCCGGGGCGTATTGCTACAGAGTGAGAGCAGTACGGGAAGGCGTCTGGGAAGCTCCCTGGTCGGAAATCGTATGCGCTGCCACCTCGACTGCGACGGCACCTGCCAATCTAACCGCCAGTGCATCGGAGACGAAGGTGGATCTCGCCTGGTCGGACACCACCACGGGTGAAAACGGCTTCAGGATAGAACGCTGCACCGGTGTTTCGTGTGATTTCACGACCATTGATCCCGGCTTCCCCGTCACCGTCGGAATGAATTCAACCTCGTATACCGACACTGCCGTCTGCAGTAATGCATACCGATATAGAGTAGAACCTTTCAAGGCCGGTCCGGGAGGATGGAGCGCTCCCCTTTATAGCAACATAGCTGATGCAGTCACCAGGCTGCCGTCGGCTCCGACCGCACTGGCCGCCACCAGAGCATCCGAAACAGAGGTGAACCTCGTCTGGTCTGACACGACGGGGGACGAGTCCGGCTTCAGAATCGAAAGATGCGAGGGTTCTACTTGCGATTCTTTCACGGAGATAGGCACCGTGACTGCCAATGTCACCAGCTTCAGCAGTATCGGACTGAAGCCCGGGACTTCCTATCGTTTCCGGGTCCGCGCCTTTAAAACCGCCGCCTGTGGGTGGGACAGCCCCTACAGTGAGATTGCCGTCGCTATCACGGATGTAGTGCCCCCTTCCGGGCTTACTGGTACGGCACCCAATACGACGCAGCTCAACCTTTCCTGGATCGACAATACGGTCAGCGAAACGGCATTCCTGGTGAACAGGTGCTCGCAAACGAACTGTGATTTCAGCGTCAGCGACTCCGGATTCCCGATACCTCTTCCTGCAAATTCGACGACGTGGAGCGATTCCTCGGTCTGCGAGAGCTCTGCATACCGTTACCGCATAGGCGTCCTGAACAAAGGCCTGTCGCTGGACGGCAGCGGCACATGGACGAAGAGAAAGCCGCTGAACTTTACGAATTTCAAGGCGGGGTTCCTTGCCAGGGTCACAATTCCTTATGCCTCGGGAATGAAAAACGACTTCTCCGACATTCGCTTCTATGATGAAGGAGCTTACAAGGAGTTGCCTCACTGGATCGAATCCAGGACAGACGGGGTTTCAGCCACCGTATGGCTGAAGACGGGCCCCACCAGCCAGGCATATCTCTATTACGGGAATGCTGCTGCGCAAAGTGCAAGCAGCGCTGCCGGCACGTTCGGCAATGGACTGATGGGGTTCTGGCCTATAAACGAGGTAAATGGAACGGTCACGGGAACTACCGCAGACCTGAGCGGACAGGGGAATGATCTCGCGCTCAACGGCTTCATCGGGCCGTACGGTATTATCAGCGGTGGGCGATACGGTAATGCGATGTCGCTGGATGGCATAAATGATTTCATGAAAAAGGACGCCGTCAGCCTTCCCACCGGTAGTACAGCAACAATAGAAGCTTGGATTTACCCGAAAAGTTACGCGGAAGCCGCCTATAACGGCATCGTATCATTCGGCAACAGAAGCTCCCGCGACTCTCTGCTGCTCAGCATCCAGAACACCGGCCGCCCGAGCATGGCTACCTGGGGAAACGACTTCGTTCCTTCCTCCGGTCCCATTGCTACGCTCAATGCCTGGAATCATATTGCGGTCACCGTCAACGGCACTGCCGTCACTCTCTACATGAATGGCCAGGCAGTGAGCGGTGTATTGACATATCAACCTTCGTTCCAGTCCAAAAACCTCTCCATAGGGTCCACTGACTACACCCCCGGCCGCCTGTTCAACGGCTACATCGACGAAGTGCGCATATACAATCGCGCTCTCACGGCGGCTGAAATCGCTTCCCGCTATGCAACCGTCCCGCCGGTCGTGCAGCTGGGTGTCGAGGAGACTGATCCGGGTTATGTTTTTGCTGCAGCGTATGACCATGTTTACAGCCTTCCAGCTTCCGCAACTATGCCTGCAAAGCGTACTCCCGGCGGGCTCAACGCGACAAGGGCGTCGGAGGTCCAGATCAACCTCAGCTGGTCAGACAGCAACAACGATGAAACCGGTTTCAAGATTGAGCGTTGCGAAGGGTCCGGCTGTACAGACTTCATCCAGATCGATACGGTTGCGGCAAATACCCTGAATTACTCCGATACCAACAGGGACGCAAACCTGAAGCCCAATACCATATATCGTTACCGTGTACGTGCTTACAAGACTGCTTCCTGCCCATGGGACAGCAACTACAGCGCCATTGCGCAGGCCGAAACTACAGTTTTGGGACCCGCATCGCTTGCCGCTTCAGCAGTGAATACTACCCAGATAAATCTCACCTGGAGCGACCGGACCGTTTCAGAGAGTGGTTTCCTTATCGAACGCTGCACCGGTTCAGCGTGTGATTTCAGCACCAAAAATACTTTCCCCGTCGGACCTAACATAACGTCATGGTCCGATACGACCGTTTGTAACTCCGGGATTTACAGATATCAGGTAAAAGCGGTGAAGCGAGGACTCTCTCTGGACGGGGATGGAACCTGGACCCGGCGTGCACCCCTTTCCATCAGCGACTTCAGGGCAGGGTTCCAGGTCAGGATCACCGTGCCGTACGATCCCGACATGCGGAACGATTTCGCCGATATCCGTTTCTTCGATGCAACTGCCAACCTTGAGCTTCCGTACTGGGTGGAAGCCAAGACAGACGGGGTATCCGCGGAAGTGTGGATCAAGACCGGGAAGAACAACAACATCTGGCTCTATTACGGGAATCAACAGGCAGCCAGTGCGGCAAACGGTGCCACTGTCTTCGATTTCTTCGATGATTTTGCAGGCACAGCTATAGACACTTCAAAGTGGAATATTGTCGATGGGACCGGCTTCAGTGTTTCGGGCGGATTCCTCCATGGCACCAGCACTACCGGAAGAATTACCTCCAGGACATCGTTCTCCTCGGGAATCGTCCAGGAGGTGAAGGCCAAGGCAACGTCGCTGGCGCCCAACGGGCAGGTGATGGCCGGATTCTACAACTCCTACTACAACAACCTGGGTTTCCTCGATCATCCCGGCAGCGCCCACTATTCCAATAATGGAAGCTGGACAGCCTACGGAATAGAAATTCCTGCGAGCATGATGCTGTACAGTCTGACAGTCAGGGATTCTTCCACCGTCAGTCTGAAAATTCACAATCTGGATGTGCCTACTCCTTTCTGGAACGTGGGGGATGTGGGTAATACTGTTTCAGGCGAGGTGATCGCGCTCGGCAGACGGTACGACAGTGACGGATACAATGGGCAAACCTACACCGCCGACTGGGACTGGGTGCGGGTGCGGAAGTACGCCTCCGTCGAGCCCGCAGTCCTGCTGGGCGCAGAGGAAGAGTCCACAGGTTTCGTCTTTACCGTTCTCTGGACCAGCCCATACAGCATCATTGCCAGTGCCACTGCGCCTACCCCCGCCATCCCCGGCAATTTTTCGGTCGCAGCGGTTACGGACACGCAGATAAACGTGACCTGGACCGAGACAATCCAGGACGAGGATGGGTTCAAGCTTGAGCAATGCTCGAGCAACGGGTGCACTTCGGATGCTGACTTCACACAGATAGTTCAGGCGGGGCCAAGCGTGGTGAGACATGAGGTAGGGGGCCTGAATCCCTCTAGCACCTACTGTTTCCGCCTCAGGGCAACGAAGGCAGCCTCATGCGGCTGGGATACCGCGTATACCCCCATTGTATGCGATACCACCTTCTCTGCCCATCCGATCAATCTGAATGCTTCGGCTGAAGGTTCGTTCAAGGTCCTCCTGACCTGGAATGATGTCTCTACCGACGAGGACGGCTTCGAAATCCAGGCGAAGGTGTGGAATGGGGAGTGGGTAAGAGTGGCCGCTGTCCCTAGCAACAGCACCTCCTATACGGTGCGGTTCGGCATCGAGCCCAAGATGAACTATACGTATCGCGTAAGGGCAATAAGGGGAGAAGACAATTCCCCCTTCAGCAACGAAGCGAGTGCGACTACACCGCCATATGCAGGGAATCACGGCACGTGTCAGTGA